A genomic segment from Leptospira congkakensis encodes:
- a CDS encoding leucine-rich repeat domain-containing protein has protein sequence MKSFIYKTLTVLFLTSLVLQCNKKVVNAEEWILEHKEDRVLNLSNKEFGVLPASIGNLTKVEELTLQYDSLQVLPKEIGNLRQLKILNLFGNPIQTLPEEIGNLENLEVLLLGRTELKEIPAVISRLKNLKTLALDETKVQLTEADVEVIAALPNLEILDLTLMREYKTLPENLAKLNHLKHLVLQKTLLEKSDVVRLRDELPKVRVKL, from the coding sequence ATGAAGTCTTTTATTTACAAAACACTGACAGTCCTTTTTCTCACCTCCCTAGTTTTACAATGTAATAAAAAAGTAGTGAATGCGGAAGAATGGATTTTAGAACATAAAGAAGACCGTGTCCTCAATCTTTCCAACAAAGAATTTGGAGTTTTACCCGCATCCATTGGGAATTTAACAAAGGTAGAAGAACTCACTCTCCAATACGATTCATTACAAGTTCTCCCTAAAGAAATTGGAAATCTCAGACAATTAAAGATTTTAAATCTTTTTGGAAACCCCATCCAAACTTTGCCAGAAGAAATCGGGAACTTAGAAAACTTGGAAGTTTTGTTACTCGGAAGGACAGAACTGAAGGAAATTCCCGCTGTCATCTCGCGTTTGAAAAATCTAAAAACTTTGGCCCTAGACGAAACCAAAGTGCAACTAACAGAAGCTGATGTGGAAGTGATTGCCGCCCTTCCCAACTTAGAAATTTTAGACCTCACTCTCATGCGAGAATACAAAACCCTCCCCGAAAACCTGGCAAAGTTAAACCACCTAAAACATCTAGTTTTGCAAAAAACCCTACTGGAAAAATCGGATGTGGTGAGACTTCGGGACGAACTCCCGAAAGTTCGAGTCAAACTCTAA
- a CDS encoding methyl-accepting chemotaxis protein produces the protein MAAVLLERQKKVDTFFLWAILAHTPLVFFLSLGYGATTVVTLSAIVLSLVSFVFYRLGRGSFFLRAWNGATLMMFSAILIQAQFGRIEMHFHVFSALAILFVYEDWRVLFVAALTIAIHHLVGNYIQEFGTVIFGTKVMVYSYGTGLDIVLTHALFVVFETGILIYFSYRSVLELRKQIETQSNLETVIAGVTAAIDKVSSGTQTFVENSGLISEKVLEFETSFKTQSSSIEAISAATEETAASSQLILEGSNRQIKEVKAVEELNHNLFVLSQGFVTSLDVMRTKIQESADSVKKTESEFTGLYQSMEVAVDDSEKMEEILELISDIAEKVNLLSLNASIEAARAGDAGRGFAVVASEISKLADSTAEATKNISSISGKIKSAIQVSFKQSNQINQTVQSFVKSILASEVGMGELTAQITGTLSAFERQENALATLDQIAQEMQISSKEQSTSMDDISNSIIDLNVKTQTNLGTSSKMISLIEKGNVIFHGLKESVETLAAMIGHDKK, from the coding sequence TTGGCCGCGGTTCTACTGGAACGCCAAAAGAAAGTAGATACCTTTTTTCTCTGGGCAATTCTTGCTCACACACCCCTTGTTTTTTTTCTCTCCCTAGGTTATGGTGCAACGACAGTTGTTACTTTATCCGCCATTGTTCTTTCCCTAGTTTCCTTTGTTTTTTATAGATTAGGAAGGGGTAGTTTTTTCCTAAGAGCTTGGAATGGGGCAACCCTTATGATGTTCAGTGCCATTTTGATCCAAGCCCAATTTGGTCGAATCGAAATGCATTTTCATGTATTCAGTGCTCTTGCCATTTTATTTGTTTATGAAGATTGGAGAGTTCTTTTTGTTGCTGCTTTAACAATCGCCATACACCACTTAGTTGGAAATTATATCCAAGAATTTGGAACTGTGATTTTTGGAACCAAAGTTATGGTTTATAGTTATGGAACAGGTCTTGATATTGTTCTCACTCATGCTTTGTTTGTCGTTTTTGAAACAGGAATTCTGATTTATTTCTCATATCGTTCTGTTTTGGAACTTCGAAAACAAATCGAAACACAATCCAATTTAGAAACTGTGATTGCTGGTGTGACAGCTGCTATTGATAAAGTCTCCTCAGGAACCCAAACCTTTGTCGAAAACTCAGGACTTATCTCCGAGAAGGTCCTTGAATTTGAAACTTCCTTCAAAACCCAATCCTCTTCGATTGAAGCCATTTCTGCTGCTACGGAAGAAACAGCAGCTTCCAGCCAATTGATTTTGGAGGGATCCAATCGCCAAATTAAAGAAGTAAAAGCTGTTGAAGAATTAAATCATAACTTATTTGTTTTAAGCCAGGGGTTTGTGACTTCACTAGACGTGATGCGAACAAAAATCCAAGAGTCCGCGGACAGTGTCAAAAAAACAGAAAGTGAATTTACGGGGCTTTATCAATCTATGGAAGTGGCGGTGGATGATTCTGAAAAGATGGAAGAAATTTTAGAACTCATTTCGGACATTGCTGAAAAAGTCAACTTACTTTCGTTAAATGCATCCATTGAAGCAGCCCGTGCTGGTGATGCGGGAAGAGGGTTTGCTGTGGTTGCCTCTGAGATTTCTAAACTCGCAGACTCTACAGCAGAAGCTACAAAAAACATCTCTTCTATTTCGGGAAAAATCAAATCTGCCATCCAAGTCAGTTTCAAACAATCCAACCAAATCAACCAAACAGTTCAAAGTTTTGTGAAATCCATTCTGGCATCAGAAGTGGGAATGGGAGAACTCACGGCACAAATTACAGGAACTCTTTCTGCTTTTGAAAGACAAGAAAATGCACTGGCTACCTTGGATCAAATCGCTCAAGAAATGCAGATTTCGAGTAAGGAACAATCCACAAGTATGGATGATATTTCAAATTCGATCATTGATTTGAATGTCAAAACACAAACAAATTTAGGAACTAGTTCTAAAATGATT
- a CDS encoding STAS domain-containing protein: MEAQDKVFSIQLKGGLDGTSAEDFYRYFESQLNKGYRKFLFQFGALDFITSNGISILVKIHKQIRKVGAVYAIYGVKQEIEDVLSLVGLFEKLPIFRGHSQAESFLLQMDPKDSSPKESKPSEKVDPSPLSSTDPNRIRFYFTGKSKDKDSATSSKEPVSRLESLPEEEVPSSKRISSSPMESVLEEKLNSLRLEIKETLNHELERRFAVYKSSPEAEDKRVVIPSYIQSKTKQLEAMERIIQCEVCGTRLRIHKFGKHECPGCSTQFQMSPSGSIRFLEKLNPL, from the coding sequence ATGGAAGCACAAGATAAAGTATTTTCAATCCAGTTGAAAGGTGGTTTGGACGGAACCAGCGCCGAAGATTTTTATCGTTACTTCGAGTCACAATTGAACAAAGGGTATCGTAAGTTTTTATTTCAGTTTGGTGCCTTAGATTTTATCACTTCGAATGGAATCAGCATCCTTGTGAAAATCCACAAACAGATCCGAAAGGTGGGTGCAGTTTACGCCATTTATGGAGTGAAACAAGAAATCGAAGATGTGTTAAGTCTTGTGGGGTTATTTGAAAAACTTCCTATCTTTCGAGGCCACTCCCAAGCGGAATCCTTTCTTTTGCAAATGGATCCAAAAGACTCTAGTCCCAAGGAATCCAAACCATCAGAAAAAGTAGACCCTTCTCCTTTATCTTCGACGGACCCCAATAGAATCCGTTTTTATTTCACAGGAAAATCTAAAGATAAAGATTCTGCCACTAGTTCCAAAGAACCAGTTTCCAGGTTGGAATCTTTACCAGAAGAAGAGGTTCCAAGTTCGAAACGAATTAGTTCCTCTCCTATGGAATCTGTTTTGGAAGAAAAACTGAATAGCCTTCGTTTGGAAATCAAAGAGACCTTAAACCATGAACTGGAAAGAAGATTTGCCGTTTATAAATCTTCGCCGGAAGCAGAGGATAAACGAGTGGTCATTCCCAGTTATATCCAATCCAAAACCAAACAATTGGAAGCTATGGAACGAATCATCCAATGTGAAGTTTGTGGAACAAGATTACGAATCCATAAATTTGGAAAACATGAATGCCCTGGTTGTTCTACGCAGTTCCAAATGAGCCCAAGTGGATCTATCCGTTTTCTTGAAAAATTGAATCCCCTCTAA
- the ileS gene encoding isoleucine--tRNA ligase translates to MAKPETENPYSKTVLLPQTNFPMKADLANREPGQIKIWKEKKVFQTMKEIRKSKPSFVLHDGPPYANGNFHVGHSLNKILKDIIVKSKTLSGFQTDMIPGWDCHGLPIEVQVLKNLGKEARNTSPSELRKKCREYAAEFVGKQGEDLNRFLCFWEEDHKYLTMAPEFEARIVEVFGSLFAKGYIYKGKKPVYWCIDLATAHAEAEIEYQNHVSPSIYVKFAVKGEKETYCLIWTTTPWTLPANLGICFNEDLDYSLFQSDTHGRLILADGLKEAVEQKTGITLTKIKSLTSAELGKMTFLHPFIDRESIPLFGNHVTLDAGTGCVHTAPGHGTDDYRVGTAAGLPPLSPVDDYGRYTDEFEMMKGIKIWDANPKIVELLREKNALVHYSEFTHSYPHSWRSKKPLIFRATPQWFFSIDHADLREDSLNAIDKVQWIPDWGITRIRSMVESRPDWCLSRQRNWGVPIPSFTCKSCGFTHLDDKTIGHFIQIVKKEGIEVWYERDAKDLLPEGTKCSKCGSDDLKQDKDILDVWFDSGVSSFAVFGDSLDKEPADLYLEGSDQHRGWFQSSLWPSMAIRKKPPYKSVLTHGYVLDEKGHAMSKSLGNVINPTTDIINQYGADILRLWVSTQDFRDDVKIGKDSIKTVAEAYRKIRNTFRYLLGNTKAETLQWNLKKEDLEEIDRYYLHKLAKLNEDVKKLYENYHFHQVYHRVLVFCTVDLSQDYFEIIRDRMYCDAKDSKTRKSSEYALAVILETLSKLLSPILSFTTEEVWAEFGLKDSVFYSDFSDLSSLLDSDLESKLAPVFQTKELVQKALEEARKLGKLGKSLEAEVLISGETLKDTKFSKDDLSLFFVVSEVSLDRNEISEVFSEWKGEKDSIQIRKPRHHECPRCWRHVSEKEGNLCVRCEGVVSKLSR, encoded by the coding sequence ATGGCCAAACCAGAAACGGAAAATCCCTATTCTAAAACGGTTCTCCTACCGCAGACCAACTTTCCCATGAAAGCCGACCTGGCAAATCGTGAACCAGGTCAAATTAAGATTTGGAAAGAGAAAAAAGTCTTCCAAACCATGAAGGAGATTCGTAAATCCAAACCTTCGTTTGTATTACACGATGGGCCCCCTTACGCCAATGGAAATTTCCATGTAGGCCACTCTCTCAATAAAATTCTAAAAGATATCATTGTTAAATCCAAAACCCTTTCTGGTTTCCAAACCGACATGATTCCTGGTTGGGACTGTCATGGTCTCCCGATCGAAGTACAGGTGTTAAAGAATCTTGGAAAAGAAGCAAGGAACACAAGTCCGAGTGAACTCCGAAAAAAATGCCGTGAGTATGCAGCAGAATTTGTAGGGAAACAAGGCGAAGACTTAAACCGATTCTTATGTTTCTGGGAAGAAGATCATAAATACCTAACGATGGCTCCAGAATTTGAAGCAAGGATCGTAGAAGTATTTGGATCTCTATTTGCTAAAGGATATATCTACAAAGGAAAAAAACCAGTGTATTGGTGTATCGATTTGGCAACGGCTCACGCGGAAGCGGAGATCGAATACCAAAATCATGTTTCTCCTTCCATCTATGTAAAGTTTGCTGTTAAGGGAGAAAAGGAAACTTATTGCCTGATCTGGACAACCACACCATGGACACTCCCTGCAAACCTTGGCATTTGTTTTAATGAAGATTTGGACTACTCTCTTTTCCAATCCGATACACACGGAAGGCTCATCCTTGCCGATGGACTCAAAGAAGCAGTGGAACAAAAAACAGGGATCACACTCACTAAGATCAAATCTTTAACGAGTGCAGAACTTGGAAAGATGACCTTCTTACACCCGTTTATTGATCGTGAATCCATTCCTCTTTTTGGAAACCATGTGACACTGGATGCGGGAACGGGTTGTGTTCACACGGCCCCAGGTCACGGAACCGATGACTACCGTGTGGGAACAGCAGCAGGCCTTCCTCCCCTTTCCCCAGTAGATGATTACGGCCGTTATACAGACGAATTCGAAATGATGAAGGGGATTAAAATTTGGGATGCCAATCCAAAAATTGTGGAACTCCTCCGCGAAAAAAATGCCCTAGTCCACTACTCTGAATTCACTCACTCCTATCCCCATAGTTGGAGAAGTAAAAAACCTCTAATCTTTCGAGCAACCCCACAATGGTTTTTTTCGATCGATCATGCGGATCTTCGCGAAGATTCACTTAATGCTATCGACAAAGTCCAATGGATTCCGGATTGGGGGATCACTCGCATCCGTTCCATGGTGGAATCTAGACCTGACTGGTGTTTGTCGAGACAAAGGAACTGGGGAGTTCCCATCCCATCGTTCACTTGTAAGTCTTGTGGGTTCACTCACCTTGATGACAAAACCATAGGACATTTCATCCAAATTGTCAAAAAAGAAGGAATCGAAGTTTGGTATGAAAGGGATGCAAAAGACCTTTTGCCAGAAGGAACCAAATGCTCCAAATGCGGCTCCGATGACCTAAAACAAGACAAAGATATTTTGGATGTTTGGTTTGATTCTGGAGTTTCCAGCTTTGCCGTGTTTGGTGATTCTTTGGACAAAGAACCAGCGGATTTATATTTGGAAGGATCAGACCAACATAGAGGTTGGTTTCAATCTTCTCTTTGGCCGTCCATGGCCATCAGAAAAAAACCTCCTTATAAATCTGTTCTCACCCATGGTTATGTGTTAGATGAAAAAGGGCATGCTATGTCCAAATCTCTTGGAAACGTAATCAATCCTACAACGGACATCATCAACCAATACGGAGCCGATATCCTTAGGCTTTGGGTATCCACCCAAGATTTCCGCGACGATGTCAAAATTGGAAAGGATTCTATCAAAACAGTAGCCGAAGCCTACCGTAAGATCAGAAACACTTTCCGTTATCTTTTAGGAAACACAAAGGCAGAAACCCTTCAGTGGAATCTAAAAAAAGAAGATTTAGAAGAAATCGATAGATACTATCTACATAAACTTGCGAAACTGAATGAGGATGTGAAAAAACTTTATGAGAACTACCACTTCCATCAAGTATATCATCGAGTTTTGGTTTTCTGTACGGTAGACTTATCCCAAGACTACTTTGAAATCATTCGGGACAGAATGTACTGTGATGCCAAGGATTCTAAAACCAGAAAATCTTCTGAATATGCGTTAGCTGTCATTTTAGAAACCTTGTCAAAACTCCTCTCCCCCATCCTTTCTTTCACAACAGAAGAAGTATGGGCTGAATTTGGATTAAAAGACTCTGTATTTTATTCTGATTTTTCAGACTTATCTTCCTTACTTGATTCCGATTTAGAATCTAAATTAGCACCAGTCTTTCAAACCAAAGAACTGGTACAAAAAGCCTTAGAAGAAGCAAGGAAATTAGGAAAACTTGGGAAGTCACTCGAAGCTGAAGTATTAATCTCCGGAGAAACTTTGAAAGATACAAAGTTTTCTAAAGACGACCTTAGCCTATTCTTTGTGGTATCAGAAGTATCCTTGGATCGCAATGAAATTAGCGAAGTGTTCTCGGAATGGAAGGGAGAAAAAGATTCCATCCAAATTCGTAAACCCCGCCACCACGAATGTCCAAGATGTTGGCGCCATGTTTCAGAAAAAGAAGGCAATCTTTGTGTTCGTTGTGAAGGAGTTGTTTCCAAACTTTCACGTTAA
- the murJ gene encoding murein biosynthesis integral membrane protein MurJ, with protein MTKQSGGSESSTKRSLALSFYTFLSRILGLVRDHFMAVSFGTGMVASAFSVAYRLPNMFRNLLAEGTLSQSFMPIFSEYEKMGVLEARVMAGTVLSFLFLCLSVFVALFWFFAAGFLPTLVGGSPEYGTLVVELSLVLFFLIMTASLSSIFMSISNSHHNYFVPSLSPIILNFSYLIVFIFVFPFYHEIRDKVFLLAYGIVTGGVLQLLVQGWYVYKNGFGPIFRLNFKHPAIRKIFKLMLPAALGGSFYQIGLLVDIFLANYIQNQNPGLGAVVSLDYAQRLVQLPTGIIGVALATTILPSLLKDLREGREENVPREIADVLSFAFFLTLPASIGLAVLGETVLDSIYFGGRWDHLATMTAFYPLVFYSFAIPFYSINKVLVSSYYAFSDTKTPLRIQLVSFFLSIVVSISLMFFLKHSAIALASALSASVTSSLLLFYLKSHQVKIPFLTVWLRVFKMMPALIGLLIWLLLSELVGKPVLVNYLTSEWALGFANVSRVCLVVSILPAVVIYFVTASLVRIPESEIILGRFLKKFRKKSIQS; from the coding sequence ATGACGAAACAATCTGGAGGGAGTGAATCAAGTACGAAACGGTCACTTGCCCTTTCTTTTTATACCTTCTTATCTCGTATTTTAGGTCTTGTTCGTGATCATTTTATGGCTGTTAGTTTTGGGACAGGGATGGTTGCCTCTGCCTTTAGTGTGGCTTACCGCCTTCCCAATATGTTTCGTAACCTTCTTGCTGAGGGGACACTCAGCCAATCCTTTATGCCTATTTTTTCTGAATATGAAAAGATGGGTGTTTTAGAAGCAAGGGTGATGGCAGGAACGGTTCTTAGTTTCCTTTTTCTTTGTTTGTCAGTTTTTGTAGCTCTCTTTTGGTTTTTTGCGGCAGGGTTTTTACCGACACTAGTGGGTGGATCTCCAGAATACGGAACTCTTGTCGTGGAACTTTCGTTAGTTTTGTTTTTTCTCATCATGACGGCAAGTTTGTCTTCGATTTTTATGTCGATTTCCAACTCTCATCATAATTATTTTGTTCCTTCTCTCTCTCCCATCATCCTTAACTTCAGTTATTTGATCGTTTTTATTTTTGTTTTTCCTTTTTACCATGAGATCCGAGACAAAGTTTTTCTGTTGGCTTATGGAATTGTTACGGGTGGGGTTTTACAACTTCTCGTTCAGGGTTGGTATGTTTACAAAAATGGATTTGGTCCCATCTTTCGTTTGAATTTCAAACATCCGGCCATTCGTAAAATTTTTAAACTGATGTTACCGGCGGCCCTTGGAGGAAGTTTTTATCAAATTGGATTACTCGTTGATATTTTCCTAGCAAACTATATCCAAAACCAAAACCCAGGGCTTGGAGCGGTTGTGAGTTTGGATTATGCACAAAGACTCGTCCAACTTCCAACGGGAATCATTGGAGTGGCTCTTGCTACAACCATCTTACCATCACTTTTGAAAGACCTAAGGGAAGGGAGGGAGGAAAATGTTCCAAGAGAAATTGCAGATGTTTTGTCCTTTGCCTTCTTTTTGACACTCCCAGCAAGCATCGGTTTGGCGGTTCTTGGGGAAACCGTTTTGGATTCGATTTATTTTGGAGGTCGTTGGGACCATTTGGCGACAATGACTGCTTTTTATCCTTTGGTATTTTATTCCTTTGCCATTCCATTTTATAGCATCAATAAAGTTTTGGTTTCTTCTTATTATGCTTTTTCGGATACAAAAACACCCTTACGAATTCAACTGGTTTCGTTTTTTTTGAGTATTGTGGTCAGTATCAGTCTTATGTTTTTTCTAAAACATTCTGCCATAGCACTGGCTTCGGCTCTCAGTGCTTCTGTCACTTCTTCGCTTTTATTATTCTACTTAAAATCGCACCAAGTGAAAATTCCTTTTCTAACCGTTTGGCTTCGTGTTTTTAAAATGATGCCAGCGTTAATTGGTCTTCTGATTTGGCTTCTTCTTTCAGAGTTAGTCGGTAAACCGGTGTTAGTGAATTACTTAACGAGCGAATGGGCGCTTGGATTTGCCAATGTGAGTCGGGTTTGTCTTGTGGTTTCGATCCTTCCTGCTGTCGTGATTTATTTTGTTACCGCAAGTTTGGTAAGGATTCCGGAATCAGAAATTATCCTCGGAAGATTCCTTAAGAAATTTCGAAAAAAATCGATTCAATCCTAA
- a CDS encoding LIC_12071 family protein: MKYSRFFLSFILFFFLCETLALSAVVWTFYESLQNALTQEQFVSDHRARDLTLALAKSSEQRLQNEGYVELEKMFLRYVEQSKNDPEEFRIQKISLYSVDATLLVSTDTIYTPDELKKRTPDETLRHSTFFKKGIRMKKWEWSEPENGENPILNSKRDPKVRSGFEWVLSYLPLAKSNTVRLTSPLYKPGTLDVSGLVILVYERGNLGLLFENQWKLVEWMVFNYILFAFVVSLILTGAFVTYTMLVARDSSVTPKESSNLPLFEKKTVESKESNLEPVLDLTENSNQVPIRNLEVGLKEDGSEAEILSEGPLVTTVSPDSHQTPIRDAIFLG; encoded by the coding sequence ATGAAATATTCACGTTTTTTTCTATCCTTTATACTTTTCTTTTTCCTCTGTGAAACTTTAGCACTGAGTGCTGTGGTTTGGACTTTTTATGAGTCATTACAAAATGCTCTCACCCAAGAGCAGTTTGTTTCTGACCATAGAGCTCGCGATCTAACACTAGCGCTTGCAAAAAGTTCGGAACAAAGACTACAGAACGAAGGTTATGTGGAACTTGAAAAAATGTTTCTCCGTTATGTAGAACAATCCAAAAATGATCCCGAAGAGTTTCGTATCCAAAAGATTAGTTTGTATTCTGTGGATGCCACTCTTCTTGTTTCCACTGATACCATTTATACTCCCGATGAATTAAAAAAAAGGACACCGGACGAAACGCTTCGACATTCCACTTTTTTTAAAAAAGGAATTCGGATGAAGAAATGGGAATGGTCGGAACCTGAAAACGGAGAAAATCCTATCCTTAATTCCAAAAGGGATCCTAAAGTTCGTTCTGGATTTGAATGGGTTCTTTCCTATTTACCACTCGCAAAGTCAAATACAGTAAGGCTTACTTCACCGTTATACAAACCAGGAACACTTGATGTATCGGGGCTTGTGATTTTGGTTTATGAAAGAGGAAACTTAGGATTACTTTTTGAAAACCAATGGAAACTAGTGGAGTGGATGGTTTTTAATTATATATTATTCGCATTTGTTGTGAGTTTGATTTTGACTGGTGCATTTGTCACTTATACAATGTTAGTTGCAAGGGATTCTTCTGTAACCCCAAAAGAATCTTCGAACCTTCCTTTATTTGAGAAAAAAACAGTCGAATCGAAAGAAAGTAATTTGGAACCAGTTCTCGATTTAACGGAAAATTCAAATCAAGTTCCTATTCGTAATCTTGAAGTGGGACTTAAGGAAGACGGAAGCGAAGCAGAAATCCTTTCGGAAGGCCCTCTGGTAACAACCGTTTCTCCTGATTCTCACCAAACACCGATTCGCGATGCGATCTTTTTAGGATAG